In a genomic window of Brassica rapa cultivar Chiifu-401-42 chromosome A10, CAAS_Brap_v3.01, whole genome shotgun sequence:
- the LRRII2 gene encoding protein NSP-INTERACTING KINASE 1, with the protein MMMRRSLVYFLAFSCLLCSVSGLLSSKGVNFEVQALMDIKASLHDPHGVLDNWDRDAVDPCSWTMVTCSSENFVIGLGTPSQNLSGTLSPSITNLTNLRIVLLQNNNITGKIPYEIGRLTRLETLDLSDNFFRGEIPFSLGNLPSLQYLRLNNNSLSGVIPLSLSNMTQLALLDLSYNNLSSPVPRFAAKTFSIVGNPLICPTGKEPDCNGTTLIPMSMNLNETRAPLYVGRPKNHKMAIAVGSSVGIISFIFIVVGLFLWWRQRHNQNTTFFDVKDGHHHHEEVSLGNLRRFGFRELQIATNNFSSKNLLGKGGYGNVYKGTLTDNTVVAVKRLKDGNALGGEIQFQTEVEMISLAVHRNLLRLYGFCITQAEKLLVYPYMSNGSVASRMKAKPVLDWSVRKKIAIGAARGLVYLHEQCDPKIIHRDVKAANILLDDYCEAVVGDFGLAKLLDHQDTHVTTAVRGTVGHIAPEYLSTGQSSEKTDVFGFGILLLELVTGLRALEFGKAANQKGAMLEWVKKLHLEKKLEVLVDKELLKDEKSYDEIELEEMVRVALLCTQYLPGHRPKMSEVVRMLEGDGLAERWEASQGRSESGSKGSHGRVNELMSSSDRYSDLTDDSTLLAQAMELSGPR; encoded by the exons ATGATGATGAGAAGATCTTTAGTTTATTTCTTGGCATTTTCATGCCTTCTCTGCTCTGTGAGCGGTTTGCTTTCTTCCAAAGGAGTTAACTTTGAAG TGCAAGCTTTGATGGACATAAAAGCCTCATTACATGATCCTCATGGTGTTCTTGATAACTGGGATAGAGATGCTGTTGATCCTTGTAGCTGGACAATGGTCACTTGTTCTTCAGAAAACTTTGTCATTGGCTT GGGCACACCTAGTCAGAACTTATCTGGTACACTATCTCCAAGCATTACCAACTTAACAAATCTTCGGATTGT GCTGTTGCAGAACAACAACATAACAGGAAAAATCCCTTATGAGATTGGTAGGCTTACAAGGCTTGAGACTCTTGACCTCTCTGATAACTTCTTCCGCGGTGAAATTCCTTTTTCACTAGGCAATCTACCAAGCTTACAATATCT GAGACTTAACAACAATTCTCTCTCTGGAGTTATTCCTCTGTCACTATCCAACATGACTCAACTTGCCTTACT AGATTTGTCATACAACAATCTTAGTAGTCCAGTCCCAAGATTTGCTGCAAAGACCTTTAG CATCGTTGGGAACCCGCTGATCTGTCCCACTGGTAAGGAACCAGACTGCAACGGAACTACATTGATACCAATGTCTATGAACTTGAATGAAACTAGAG CTCCTTTATACGTTGGTAGACCAAAGAATCACAAAATGGCAATCGCCGTTGGATCCAGCGTGGGGATTATATCATTCATCTTCATTGTTGTTGGGTTGTTTCTCTGGTGGAGACAAAGACATAACCAAAACACCACATTCTTTGATGTCAAAGATGGGCATCATCATCACGAGGAAGTCTCACTAGGAAACCTAAGGAGATTCGGTTTCAGGGAGCTTCAGATCGCTACAAACAACTTCAGCAGCAAGAACCTCTTAGGTAAAGGAGGCTACGGGAACGTATACAAAGGCACACTCACAGACAACACCGTGGTCGCGGTGAAACGTCTCAAAGACGGAAACGCGTTAGGAGGAGAGATTCAGTTTCAGACAGAAGTCGAAATGATCAGCTTAGCCGTTCACCGTAACCTCCTAAGACTCTACGGCTTCTGCATCACGCAAGCCGAGAAGCTTCTTGTTTACCCTTACATGTCTAACGGAAGCGTAGCTTCCAGAATGAAAGCTAAACCTGTTCTCGACTGGAGCGTTAGAAAGAAGATAGCTATAGGAGCAGCGAGAGGGCTCGTGTATCTCCACGAGCAGTGTGATCCCAAGATCATCCACCGCGACGTCAAAGCAGCTAATATACTTCTTGACGACTACTGTGAAGCTGTGGTTGGTGACTTCGGTTTAGCTAAGCTCCTTGATCACCAAGACACTCATGTAACAACTGCCGTGAGAGGCACGGTAGGTCACATCGCTCCTGAGTATCTATCAACCGGTCAATCCTCGGAGAAAACCGATGTTTTCGGGTTCGGGATTCTTCTCCTCGAGCTTGTAACGGGCCTTAGAGCTCTTGAGTTCGGTAAAGCGGCTAACCAGAAAGGAGCTATGCTGGAGTGGGTTAAGAAGCTACATCTTGAGAAGAAGCTCGAGGTGCTTGTGGATAAAGAGCTGCTGAAGGATGAGAAGAGCTACGATGAGATTGAGCTGGAAGAGATGGTGAGAGTGGCTTTGCTGTGCACGCAGTATTTGCCTGGGCATAGACCGAAGATGTCTGAGGTTGTTAGGATGCTGGAAGGAGATGGGCTTGCTGAGAGATGGGAAGCTTCTCAGGGGAGATCGGAGAGTGGTTCGAAAGGGAGCCACGGTAGGGTTAATGAGTTGATGTCGTCTTCGGATAGATACTCTGATCTTACTGATGACTCTACTTTACTTGCGCAAGCTATGGAGCTCTCTGGTCCTAGATGA
- the LOC103846370 gene encoding stress-induced protein KIN2, with the protein MADNKQSFQAGQAAGRAEEKSNVLMDKVKDAATSAGASAQTAGQKISETAGGAVNVVKEKTGMNK; encoded by the exons ATGGCAGACAACAAGCAAAGCTTCCAAGCCGGTCAAGCCGCTGGTCGTGCTGAG GAGAAGTCTAATGTGCTGATGGACAAGGTCAAGGATGCTGCTACCTCTGCTGGAGCGTCTGCTCAAACC GCAGGACAGAAGATATCGGAGACCGCAGGGGGAGCTGTCAATGTTGTGAAGGAGAAGACCGGCATGAACAAGTAG
- the LOC103846369 gene encoding pentatricopeptide repeat-containing protein At5g15980, mitochondrial, translating into MRYQQWRLLLLRIHRASPSPHFQVPSISTRSISSFLHTRSQPRSPQQSQDLPRLRSPITTRTFSSDPAVKTEKSASEATVIDIFTRLSSEDEIKQELESSSIVLTQDLSLKVLRKLESNPDAAKRLFNWAKEASPPTSKSYNMMLRILAGNGLVDEFWGLVSSMKRKGHGLSANVRDKVGDKFRKDGLEKDFIRLRKLFPLDPSYDDCVKVCKVVEKEEWSDDVEKRIRDLNVEFGSDLVKMIVESLDVEPRKALLFFRWVDESGLFKHDEKTYNAVARVLGREKFLDRFQNVVGEMKSAAYEVEIETYATVSTRFCQSKLIEEAVDLFEIAMAGSNKPTSQCLSLLLKKIVTAKVLDTELFSRAVEAYTKNGNVLTDGMMKSVLKSLVSVDRVAESNEVLKAMKKGGYLPSSDLQRMIASELSRKGKKDEADELVDFMEASGTKLDDKAMASLVEGYCDSGDLKEALASFEKMVGKEGVVSNAGYAFEKLVHAYCNKNQVRDAYKVLSSQVKQNQVKPLHGTYKCLVRNLLTKKIASEGGFEEALSLLPMMKDHGFPPFVDPFMSYFSKTGTSSEAYSFLKAITSYHFPSISVVMRVFETMMKSARHSEAQDLLSLCPDYIRNDPDVLELFYSMKADGSAVEEPLAASS; encoded by the coding sequence ATGAGATATCAACAATGGCGATTGCTGCTTCTCAGAATCCACCGtgcttctccttctcctcaCTTTCAGGTACCCTCCATTTCAACCCGATCCATCTCTTCCTTCCTCCACACACGTTCCCAACCCAGATCTCCGCAACAAAGCCAAGATCTTCCTCGCTTACGATCCCCAATCACGACTCGAACCTTCTCCTCCGATCCCGCGGTTAAAACAGAGAAGTCCGCTTCCGAAGCCACCGTGATCGACATCTTCACCAGATTGAGCTCCGAAGACGAGATCAAGCAAGAGCTCGAGTCTAGCTCCATCGTCCTCACCCAAGACTTATCTTTAAAAGTTCTGAGAAAGCTCGAATCAAACCCCGACGCCGCTAAAAGGCTTTTCAATTGGGCCAAAGAGGCTTCTCCTCCCACCTCGAAAAGCTACAACATGATGCTTCGTATCCTCGCTGGGAACGGGCTCGTCGACGAGTTTTGGGGGTTGGTTAGTTCCATGAAGAGGAAAGGTCACGGCTTGTCCGCTAACGTTAGAGATAAAGTCGGCGACAAGTTTCGTAAAGACGGGCTCGAGAAAGACTTTATAAGGCTGAGAAAGCTCTTCCCTTTAGATCCCTCGTATGATGATTGTGTTAAGGTGTGTAAGGTCGTGGAGAAGGAAGAGTGGAGTGATGACGTGGAGAAGCGGATAAGAGATTTAAACGTTGAGTTTGGGAGTGATTTGGTTAAGATGATTGTGGAGAGTCTTGACGTGGAGCCTAGGAAGGCTTTGTTGTTCTTCCGTTGGGTTGATGAGTCTGGTCTCTTTAAGCATGATGAGAAGACGTATAACGCTGTGGCTAGAGTTTTGGGGAGGGAGAAGTTTCTAGATAGGTTTCAGAACGTGGTTGGAGAGATGAAGAGCGCTGCTTACGAGGTGGAGATTGAGACTTATGCTACGGTTTCTACGAGGTTTTGCCAGAGTAAGTTGATTGAAGAAGCTGTTGACTTGTTTGAGATTGCTATGGCAGGTAGTAACAAACCGACCTCACAGTGCTTATCTTTGTTGCTTAAGAAGATTGTGACCGCCAAGGTTTTAGATACGGAGTTGTTTTCGAGAGCTGTGGAGGCGTATACCAAAAACGGTAACGTTTTGACGGATGGTATGATGAAGTCTGTGTTAAAGTCCCTAGTAAGCGTGGATAGGGTTGCTGAGAGCAATGAGGTGTTGAAAGCAATGAAGAAAGGAGGATATCTCCCAAGTAGTGATCTGCAGAGGATGATTGCATCAGAGCTTAGTCGTAAAGGAAAGAAAGACGAAGCTGATGAGCTTGTAGACTTTATGGAAGCATCTGGGACTAAGCTAGATGATAAGGCAATGGCTTCTCTTGTTGAAGGGTACTGTGACTCCGGGGATCTTAAGGAAGCTTTAGCGAGTTTTGAGAAAATGGTTGGCAAAGAGGGAGTAGTGTCAAATGCTGGTTATGCGTTTGAGAAGTTGGTTCATGCTTACTGCAACAAGAATCAGGTAAGAGATGCGTACAAGGTTTTGAGTTCACAAGTAAAGCAGAATCAGGTCAAACCTCTTCATGGAACGTACAAGTGTTTGGTGCGTAATCTACTGACGAAGAAGATTGCTAGTGAGGGTGGGTTTGAAGAAGCTTTGAGTCTTCTACCAATGATGAAAGATCATGGGTTCCCTCCTTTCGTTGACCCTTTCATGAGTTACTTCTCGAAAACTGGAACAAGCTCCGAAGCTTACAGTTTTCTCAAGGCTATAACCTCATATCATTTCCCATCTATCTCGGTGGTTATGCGTGTGTTTGAAACAATGATGAAGTCTGCAAGGCACAGTGAGGCGCAGGATCTACTCTCTTTGTGCCCAGACTATATCCGTAATGATCCAGATGTTCTTGAACTCTTCTACTCCATGAAAGCTGATGGATCTGCTGTAGAGGAACCtttggctgcttcttcttaG